The sequence below is a genomic window from Sorangiineae bacterium MSr12523.
CAGCGTCAACTTCGTCGGCGCCGGGATCTCCGCAACCGGTGTCACCGTGACCGTCTTCCCGTCGTCCGACTGCTGCACAGTGGTCGCAATGACGGCGGCGTTGGGCCCACTAAGTGTCATCGAGGACGGCGTGACCTGGACGGGCACGTTGTACTCGATCGTGATCGGCGCGTGGATCGAGACGTTGTCGTCATTTTCGGCAGGCGAGACGGAGACGATGGCTCCCGGTTGCTTCACCACGCCGCCGTCTCCTCGGGCGTCGCCGCCGTTGTCGCTTGAGCTGTCGCTCGAGCCGCACGCTCCGGATCCAAATGTCGCGGCGAACGCCAGCGCGGAGAAAAGAGTGGACGGAGCTGCCTTCGCGATTCGATGCATGCGCATGATGCCTCACCTTGGAAAAGGTCGGTCGTTTCCGGTCGTCTCTCTTATATCGACCGCGCGCTCACTTTGTTGCGGGGAAATGCCCCCCCGCGCAAACGCCGCAGCATTTTTTTGCCGCGCCAGGATCCGCGCGTCGCGGTGGTCGCGGATGCGGGGCAACGTCTTCGCACTTTTGGCGGCGCGCAGATCCGTCGAGGTCGTGAGCGAGGGAGACGCGTGGACCATCAACTCGGGGCACCCAAGGGGAGCGACGAAGCGCGCTTGCCCGAGACCGGGGTTCTGTACCGTGACGGCGGTCTGCAGGTTGGTGCGTGGCCGAAGGTTCCAACTTTCTCGTTTCGTCGGTGGTCGCAAACGTCAGCGATTGAGTCGTCGCACTCGGATAGTCTTATTGTCTTCGGCCCATCCAATAACGGGAATACCCGTTGGGCCAACGGTCAGAGAACCTGCCCGGAGGTTCCCCGATGAAGGCGTCGGATCCAGGAGCTGCCAGTTGGCATTCGTAACATCGGCAGCTTGAACGACTCCTGAGCTAGACCAGAAGGCAAACAACCGTCCCGAGCCGTTGCTAGCCAGGAATGATTCGTACGTCCCGCAACCCGCGCGAGAATTCTCGCCGCCACCAACCCATTGATTTCCGTCGAAACGTCTCAATTGGTACTTTCCGCCATAGCAACCGAGAACAGCCGGATTCCCTGAAGCGTCCAGTGCAAGACTGTTGTTGTAGGCTGGGTTTTCGTTGGGCAAGTTTGGTGTACTTCCCACCGTGGCCCAGCTCCCATCTTGCGATAGCTTTTTGACCCAAGTCCCCTTCGTATCGCCCTCACTCGTGTAGAGCACGAACGGAACCCCTGAATCCGCGATTACGAGTGCCAAATATCGGGCGCCCTGCGACGAATCACTCACGACAGAGCCAACTTGCTTCCATTGCCCATCTGCAAACGTCTTTACGACCAGTGTCTCGGGCCCAGGCTCTCCCGGCACCGGGCGAGTGTACGCGACAAATAGCTGCCCCGTATCACGTGCCCGCGCAATCACCGGAAAACACGCGTACGGACACATGCCAGCGGCGTCGTCGAGCGCTTGCCCCATGGGTTCCCAGGCCGAACCGCTCCAACGCCGCACTCGGATTTCGTACGGCAACTGCGGCCCCTTCGGGGCCATGTAAGCCATCACCAGCGCGCCGTCCTTGTCGAACGCCAAAGATGGGCGGGGAGCCGCCGGTATGTCGAGGGGGTCTCCCATTTGGGACCACGTGTTGAGAGATCCATCGAGCTGGGCGAGGGTCAGCCCCTTATTCGAGACAGTTGTAATGATCTTGTCTGCAGAACCGACGGCGACGATCGGCGATGACCACAGTGCAGCTTCGCCGGCTATTTGATTCGCTGCCTCCACCCGCAACCAAGCCGGCAGTGTCCAACTCCACGTCTTCTTCTCCGCGATGGCGCCCTCGCGCGTGCGGATCTCGTTGATGGTCAGTGTCAACTTGGTCGGCGCTGGGACCTCCGCGATCGGAGCCACCGTGACGGTCTTCCCATCGTCCGACACCCGCAACGTGGTCGCAATCACGGCGGCGTTGGGCCCGCTCAGTGTCACTGAGGACGGCGTGACCTGGACGGGCACGTTGTACTCGATCGTGATCGGCGCGTGGACTGAGACGTTGTCGTCGTTTTCGGCGGGGGACACGGAGACGATGGCGCCCGGTTGCTTCACGATGCCGCCGTCTCTTCCGGTGTCACCGCCCTTGTCCCCTGAGCTATCGCTCGAGCCGCATGCTCCGGATCCAAATGTCGCGGCGAATGCCAGCGCGGAGAAAAGAATGGACGGAGCTGCCTTCGCGATTCGATGCATGCGCATGGATGCCTCACCCTGGAAAAGGTCGGTCGTTTCCGGTCGTCTCTCTTATATCGACCGCGCGCTCAATTTGTTGCGCGCAAAATGCCCGCCCCCGCTCCGCGCCGACCCGCGCGTCAGGGTCGCGCTTGCACGGCGGAGATGGCGGCTTCGAGTAGCTCGCTGTCTTTGCGCAAGCACCCGTAGCAGTCGCGCGTGCCGAGGAAGCCGCAGCCGCGGGTGCGCTGCAGGGTTTTCAGCTGGGGCAGGATGCGCGAGTCGCCGTGGTCGCGGACGCGGGGCAGTAGATCGCGCTTGTCTTCGCACTTCTTGGCGGCGCGCAGATCCATGAGGACCATGAGCGAGGGGGACGCGTGGGCCATGACCTCGGGGCGCGCGAGGGATGCGACGAAGCGCGCTTTGCCTGGGACGGCGGGGGTGCGGTTGGCCAGTTCGTACAGGATGTCTGCGCCCTTGGTGCCGAGGGGACCTTCGAGCACGTCGATGGCGGCTTCGCGGGTCTCGGGGCTCGGGTCGGTGGCGGCCACCTGGACGGCGGTTAGCATGTCGCCGTCGTTGGCTGCATTGGGATCGACGGCAACGAGGCGGCCGATCGCGCGCATCGCCTCGGGGGTGTCGCCTCGCAGAAAATAGGTACGGAACAGCGCGCGGAAGATGCGCGGGTCCTTGGGGTTCTCGCTGGCCAGCTTCTCGAGTGGCTCGGCGCCCTTCGAGGCGGCGGAGTCGATCTCCTCTTGCGAGATGCCCTTCTTCTCTTGGGGCG
It includes:
- a CDS encoding Ig-like domain-containing protein, with the protein product MKQPGAIVSVSPAENDDNVSVHAPITIEYNVPVQVTPSSVTLSGPNAAVIATTLRVSDDGKTVTVAPIAEVPAPTKLTLTINEIRTREGAIAEKKTWSWTLPAWLRVEAANQIAGEAALWSSPIVAVGSADKIITTVSNKGLTLAQLDGSLNTWSQMGDPLDIPAAPRPSLAFDKDGALVMAYMAPKGPQLPYEIRVRRWSGSAWEPMGQALDDAAGMCPYACFPVIARARDTGQLFVAYTRPVPGEPGPETLVVKTFADGQWKQVGSVVSDSSQGARYLALVIADSGVPFVLYTSEGDTKGTWVKKLSQDGSWATVGSTPNLPNENPAYNNSLALDASGNPAVLGCYGGKYQLRRFDGNQWVGGGENSRAGCGTYESFLASNGSGRLFAFWSSSGVVQAADVTNANWQLLDPTPSSGNLRAGSLTVGPTGIPVIGWAEDNKTIRVRRLNR